In Ostrea edulis chromosome 10, xbOstEdul1.1, whole genome shotgun sequence, one genomic interval encodes:
- the LOC130050977 gene encoding prostatic spermine-binding protein-like has protein sequence MKKFLVFLIIGLILVETFAKRSGGNGDDDDKSNKNGDDDKDNGGGSNKGGGSNKGDRRRRSADDDSSSKEHGHSGGRR, from the exons ATGAAGAAATTTCTTGTTTTTCTGATCATCGGCCTAATTTTGGTGGAAACCTTTGCCA AGCGAAGTGGTGGCAATGGAGATGATGACGACAAGAGTAACAAAAATGGCGATGATGACAAAGATAATGGAGGTGGCAGTAATAAGGGAGGTGGCAGTAATAAGGGAGATCGTCGAAGGAGAAGCGCAGATGATGACTCTAGCAGTAAGGAGCACGGACATAGTGGAGGAAGACGATAG